One Natrinema salaciae genomic region harbors:
- a CDS encoding universal stress protein, translating into MAILVAYDGSEPARKAVEHAFTTYSDEEIVLLRVIDAADGSTEAGIEIVREMFREREKKVSKKLPGEIADLIGDSDREFRTETAVGDPAREIVSFADENDEIDHVVIGSHGREGLSRILLGSVAEKIVRRSPVPVTVIR; encoded by the coding sequence ATGGCGATCCTCGTCGCGTACGACGGCTCCGAGCCCGCACGGAAAGCGGTCGAACACGCGTTCACCACGTATTCCGACGAGGAGATCGTACTGTTGCGCGTCATCGACGCGGCGGACGGCTCCACGGAGGCCGGTATCGAGATCGTCCGGGAGATGTTTCGGGAGCGCGAGAAGAAGGTCTCCAAGAAACTCCCGGGGGAGATCGCGGACCTGATCGGCGACTCGGACAGGGAGTTCCGAACCGAGACCGCCGTCGGGGATCCCGCCCGCGAGATCGTCTCGTTCGCCGACGAGAACGACGAGATCGATCACGTCGTAATCGGGAGCCACGGGCGGGAAGGGCTCTCCCGGATCCTGCTCGGGAGCGTCGCCGAAAAGATCGTCCGCCGCTCCCCGGTCCCCGTGACCGTCATCCGCTGA
- a CDS encoding aminopeptidase yields the protein MDPRIREHAEIIATHSVDLEEGDNVVVDAHPVAEDLVVALHEVIGDRGANPITTSQRTGKRQQRAYLRSSDDEFDTPEHELALIRNTDVYIAIRSSDNVTQTSDVDPETSAAYQQAQRPILEERLSKRWCLTQYPAPANAQLAEMSTEGYENFVWDAVNKDWAEQRDHQEHMVEIMDPAEEVRIVSGDTTDVTMSVAGNPTINDHGEHNLPGGEVFTAPQPDSVEGEVLFDMPLYHQGREITDVHLVFEGGEVVSHSAAKNEGVLTEVLETDAGARRLGELGIGMNRDIDQFTYNMLFDEKMGDTVHMAVGRAYDDTVGEGNEANDSAVHVDMIVDMSEDSFIEVDGEVVQRNGTFRFEDGFEE from the coding sequence ATGGACCCGCGAATCCGCGAACACGCTGAGATTATCGCCACCCACTCGGTCGACCTGGAGGAGGGAGACAACGTCGTCGTCGACGCCCACCCGGTCGCCGAGGACCTGGTCGTCGCCCTCCACGAAGTGATCGGCGATCGGGGTGCGAACCCGATCACGACGAGCCAGCGAACCGGGAAACGCCAGCAGCGCGCGTATCTACGGTCGTCCGACGACGAGTTCGACACCCCCGAACACGAACTCGCACTCATTCGGAATACCGACGTCTACATCGCCATTCGCAGCAGCGACAACGTCACCCAGACCAGCGACGTCGATCCGGAAACCAGTGCCGCCTACCAGCAGGCCCAGCGCCCGATTCTCGAGGAGCGACTGTCCAAGCGCTGGTGTCTCACCCAGTACCCCGCGCCGGCCAACGCCCAGCTCGCCGAGATGAGCACGGAGGGGTACGAGAACTTCGTCTGGGACGCGGTCAACAAGGACTGGGCGGAACAGCGCGACCATCAGGAACACATGGTCGAGATCATGGACCCCGCCGAGGAGGTCCGCATCGTCAGTGGCGACACGACCGACGTGACGATGTCCGTCGCCGGCAACCCGACGATCAACGACCACGGCGAGCACAACCTCCCCGGCGGCGAGGTCTTCACCGCACCGCAGCCCGACAGCGTCGAGGGCGAGGTGCTGTTCGACATGCCGCTGTACCATCAGGGCCGGGAGATCACGGACGTCCACCTCGTGTTCGAGGGCGGCGAGGTCGTCTCCCACTCGGCGGCGAAGAACGAGGGCGTGCTGACCGAGGTGCTCGAGACGGACGCGGGCGCGCGCCGACTCGGCGAACTCGGCATCGGGATGAACCGCGATATCGACCAGTTCACCTACAACATGCTCTTCGACGAGAAAATGGGCGATACGGTCCACATGGCCGTCGGCCGGGCCTACGACGACACCGTCGGCGAGGGCAACGAAGCCAACGACTCCGCGGTCCACGTCGACATGATCGTCGACATGAGCGAGGACTCGTTCATCGAGGTGGACGGTGAAGTAGTACAGCGGAACGGGACGTTCCGATTCGAGGACGGTTTCGAAGAATAG
- a CDS encoding threonine aldolase family protein produces the protein MIDLRSDTVTTPDEAMREAAATATVGDDVYGEDPTVNELEARAAEAVGKEAALYVPSGTMGNQIAARVHTDRGQEVLADRKSHVVKYELGGLAQHADLQVRMLETDRGVPTPEQVADEYVPADLHRPGTGLLCLENTHNARGGLAIAPETVAAAAAAARERDVPVHLDGARVFNAATALDVPVTEITDPVDSVMFCLSKGLGAPVGSMLAGGDDFIERARRTRKLFGGGMRQAGIVAGPALEALENVDGLETDHENACLLAEGIAAVEGFDVQVPETNIVLADVSGTGLEPAAVLELLRDRDVLATPFGPTTIRFCTHRDIGREDVDRALERLEEAFA, from the coding sequence ATGATCGATCTCCGGAGCGACACCGTCACGACGCCCGACGAGGCGATGCGCGAGGCCGCCGCCACCGCCACGGTCGGCGACGACGTCTACGGCGAGGACCCGACCGTGAACGAACTCGAGGCGCGTGCGGCCGAGGCGGTCGGCAAAGAAGCGGCCCTCTACGTTCCCTCGGGGACGATGGGAAACCAGATCGCGGCTCGAGTCCACACCGATCGCGGGCAGGAGGTACTGGCCGATCGGAAGAGCCACGTCGTCAAGTACGAACTCGGCGGGCTCGCCCAGCACGCCGACCTGCAGGTTCGCATGCTCGAGACGGACCGCGGGGTCCCGACGCCCGAACAGGTCGCCGACGAATACGTCCCGGCGGATCTCCACAGACCTGGGACCGGCCTGCTCTGTCTCGAGAACACGCACAACGCCCGGGGCGGTCTCGCAATCGCCCCCGAAACCGTCGCCGCCGCCGCTGCGGCGGCCCGCGAGCGCGACGTGCCGGTCCACCTCGACGGCGCGCGCGTGTTCAACGCCGCGACGGCGCTCGACGTGCCCGTCACCGAGATCACGGACCCGGTCGACTCGGTCATGTTCTGTCTCTCGAAGGGACTCGGTGCGCCCGTCGGGTCGATGCTCGCGGGCGGCGACGATTTCATCGAACGCGCGCGTCGCACGCGCAAGCTGTTCGGCGGCGGGATGCGACAGGCCGGGATCGTCGCGGGCCCCGCCCTCGAGGCCCTCGAGAACGTCGACGGCCTCGAAACGGATCACGAGAACGCGTGCCTACTGGCCGAGGGCATCGCGGCCGTCGAGGGTTTCGACGTTCAGGTGCCGGAGACGAACATCGTCCTCGCGGACGTGTCGGGAACGGGGCTCGAGCCGGCGGCCGTCCTCGAGTTGCTCCGCGACCGGGACGTGCTGGCGACGCCGTTCGGACCGACGACGATCCGCTTCTGCACGCACCGCGATATCGGTCGCGAGGACGTCGACCGGGCGCTCGAGCGGCTCGAAGAGGCGTTCGCCTGA
- a CDS encoding DUF7859 family protein — MLDLITGLLPDDPVIIAVVLILLGLVFFAYLLLRRTVLEFRDGMRGNR, encoded by the coding sequence ATGTTGGACCTCATCACCGGTCTCCTCCCCGATGATCCCGTCATCATCGCGGTCGTCCTGATCCTGCTCGGGCTGGTCTTTTTCGCGTATCTCCTCCTCCGACGGACCGTCCTCGAGTTCCGCGACGGAATGCGCGGCAACCGGTAG
- a CDS encoding metallophosphoesterase, whose amino-acid sequence MIAIFSDTHSSGGHELEGDALTAAREADAVVHAGDFTSETALEAFQDECDRLFAVHGNADSAAVRDRLPTARVVEENGIRIAVTHRRDGGETGLAMFGRSRGADVVVFGHSHRPTVVETEDVVLLNPGSHADPRGNRPGFATVEARRNGELEVEIREPNGTVLETVAISTA is encoded by the coding sequence ATGATCGCGATCTTCTCGGACACGCACAGCAGCGGCGGCCACGAACTCGAGGGAGACGCCCTGACCGCGGCCCGCGAGGCCGACGCCGTCGTCCACGCCGGCGATTTCACGAGCGAGACGGCGCTCGAGGCGTTCCAGGATGAGTGCGACCGCCTGTTTGCGGTCCACGGGAACGCCGACAGCGCCGCGGTACGCGACCGGCTGCCGACGGCCCGCGTCGTCGAGGAGAACGGAATTCGGATCGCCGTTACGCACCGGCGGGACGGCGGCGAGACGGGACTCGCGATGTTCGGTCGCTCTCGCGGGGCCGACGTCGTCGTCTTCGGCCACAGCCACCGGCCGACCGTCGTCGAGACCGAGGACGTCGTGTTGCTCAATCCCGGGAGCCACGCCGATCCCCGCGGGAACCGACCGGGATTCGCCACCGTCGAGGCGCGTCGGAACGGCGAACTCGAGGTGGAGATTCGGGAGCCGAACGGGACGGTGCTCGAGACGGTCGCGATTTCGACGGCGTAA